A genomic window from Streptomyces brevispora includes:
- a CDS encoding DUF998 domain-containing protein produces MSASASTSASSSKSLLAAAVVAGPLFLGAGVVQGLAREGFGFTRNAISQLALGDMGWIQTVNFVLTGALLLAGAVGLRRVLRHEPGGSWGPILIGVFGASFLVAAAFEADAGAGFPVGSPTSVTMSAHGAGHMFGGGIGYLALCAAFLVLARPLAARGHRGWALTSRVAPVVVLTGFMASAASVLVFTLGAGLGLCWLAAVAARLLTGGPRH; encoded by the coding sequence ATGTCCGCGTCCGCGTCGACGTCCGCCTCCTCGTCAAAGTCGCTGCTGGCCGCGGCGGTTGTCGCCGGCCCGCTGTTCCTCGGGGCAGGCGTCGTCCAGGGACTCGCACGGGAGGGCTTCGGCTTCACCCGCAACGCGATCAGCCAGCTCGCCCTCGGCGACATGGGCTGGATCCAGACCGTGAACTTCGTCCTCACCGGCGCCCTGCTGCTCGCCGGGGCGGTCGGGCTTCGCCGAGTGCTGAGACACGAGCCGGGCGGGAGCTGGGGGCCCATCCTGATCGGCGTGTTCGGCGCCTCGTTCCTGGTCGCCGCGGCCTTCGAGGCCGATGCCGGGGCCGGCTTCCCCGTCGGTTCGCCCACGTCGGTCACGATGAGCGCGCACGGCGCCGGCCACATGTTCGGCGGGGGGATCGGCTACCTCGCGCTGTGCGCCGCGTTCCTCGTGCTGGCCCGTCCGCTCGCGGCCCGGGGCCACCGCGGCTGGGCCCTGACCTCCCGTGTCGCCCCGGTCGTCGTCCTCACCGGATTCATGGCCTCCGCCGCTTCGGTCCTGGTGTTCACCCTCGGAGCCGGCCTCGGCCTGTGCTGGCTGGCGGCCGTCGCGGCCCGACTGCTCACCGGGGGTCCGCGCCACTAG
- a CDS encoding DUF4287 domain-containing protein has product MTDAAKGPAAYFPSIERKYGRPVSEWKELIRSSPLTKHMELVTWLKTEHGLGHGHANALVAHTLAEDSGR; this is encoded by the coding sequence ATGACCGACGCAGCCAAGGGCCCTGCCGCCTACTTCCCTTCGATCGAGAGGAAGTACGGCCGCCCGGTCTCCGAGTGGAAGGAGCTCATCCGCTCCTCCCCGCTGACCAAGCACATGGAACTGGTCACCTGGCTCAAGACCGAGCACGGGCTGGGCCACGGTCACGCGAACGCCCTGGTCGCCCACACCCTCGCCGAGGACAGCGGCCGGTAG
- a CDS encoding PA14 domain-containing protein, with protein sequence MKPAGRTTATALVLATAGGLLCATAAPASAAVSCASPVFKRQFFANTTFSGTPKKTDCDSAINQNWGKGAPVAGVRSDNFGVRWSVTRDFGSGGPFTFTASAQDGIRVHLDGVRKIDLWKNVSTTAKKTVNLTIPSGKHALRIDFVNWTGTANVKFTYAPRTSVGVDKVKPLPPTGAALTYSTATGAAKLTWSRNKEMDLANYRVYRRLKGSSYGSKPLATTTATSYTDSTLPKTGAAYYYEARAVDKAGNVSGGSTDRLVTTVDKTPPAAPFLEWDACPSGQPYAAPELVTTVKNAADIVRYEMQRLDAGTNRWSTIYSGVKGAVCDTGYPADGSKVTYRGRARDAAGNWSAYSAARTFTTPDLTPPAPVARLRVEYRSGVPHLLWSPVTGAASYQVLQYDPATGRYDNALPAKSTTTQTDVVPRQLAAVADSYRYAVRSVDAKGNAAAPLELTLKMAERPEAISAFKTTAGRFDEGVMVSWSSVDPWTVDESPLPTYKIVRTDTVTGETAVVDKCKPFTPWHEPLADPSTYWTWADSNAPLSARTQVNGTCWDVQGKSETTYEYRVVTTDRYGHVSQPGPAATATTPDTERPAPVQNLTAERVPLGVRLAWTPPADADVRGYHVWQGVTDPDSGETVWKENCWFGSSLTRTEMLCPTVPDGATHVYRVAATDDRLLHDEDPLDVLHPAEVSVALPDTRPPGWTGTEVHEGQYPELYVGCSESSGLGDCSRFASYRVERWDPATAAYVTLAEGATGGPGFFMDTTVYEDLLGLHYYRVVRLDASGAEAVTRSTAYGIWDSWL encoded by the coding sequence ATGAAACCAGCCGGACGCACCACCGCCACCGCCTTGGTCCTGGCCACGGCAGGCGGACTGCTCTGCGCCACCGCCGCACCCGCCTCCGCGGCGGTGAGTTGCGCCTCCCCCGTCTTCAAACGGCAGTTCTTCGCGAACACGACGTTCTCCGGTACACCGAAGAAGACGGACTGCGACTCCGCGATCAACCAGAACTGGGGCAAGGGCGCACCCGTCGCCGGCGTACGGTCCGACAACTTCGGCGTGCGCTGGTCGGTGACGCGGGACTTCGGCTCCGGCGGCCCCTTCACGTTCACGGCGTCCGCCCAGGACGGCATACGGGTCCACCTCGACGGCGTCCGCAAGATCGACCTGTGGAAGAACGTCTCCACCACCGCCAAGAAGACGGTCAACCTGACGATCCCCAGCGGCAAGCACGCGCTCCGCATCGACTTCGTCAACTGGACGGGAACCGCGAACGTCAAGTTCACCTATGCGCCGCGCACCTCCGTCGGCGTCGACAAGGTCAAGCCGCTCCCCCCGACCGGCGCGGCCCTCACCTACAGCACCGCCACCGGCGCGGCCAAGCTCACCTGGTCCAGGAACAAAGAGATGGACCTCGCGAACTACCGGGTCTACCGGCGGCTGAAGGGCTCGTCGTACGGCAGCAAGCCGCTCGCGACGACCACCGCCACGTCGTACACCGACAGCACCCTGCCGAAGACCGGCGCGGCCTACTACTACGAGGCGCGGGCCGTCGACAAGGCGGGCAACGTCTCCGGCGGCAGCACCGACCGGCTCGTCACCACCGTCGACAAGACGCCGCCCGCCGCGCCGTTCCTCGAGTGGGACGCGTGCCCGTCCGGCCAGCCCTACGCGGCCCCGGAGCTGGTCACCACGGTGAAGAACGCCGCCGACATCGTCCGGTACGAGATGCAGCGGCTCGACGCCGGCACGAACCGCTGGAGCACCATCTACTCCGGCGTCAAGGGCGCTGTCTGCGACACCGGCTATCCCGCCGACGGCAGCAAGGTCACCTACCGGGGCCGGGCCCGGGACGCCGCCGGGAACTGGTCGGCGTACTCGGCCGCCCGCACGTTCACCACCCCCGACCTGACCCCGCCGGCCCCCGTCGCGCGGCTCCGCGTCGAGTACCGGTCGGGCGTTCCGCATCTGCTGTGGTCGCCCGTCACCGGGGCCGCCTCGTACCAGGTCCTCCAGTACGACCCGGCGACCGGCCGCTACGACAACGCCCTGCCCGCGAAGAGCACCACCACGCAGACCGACGTGGTGCCGCGCCAACTGGCCGCCGTCGCCGACAGCTACCGGTACGCGGTCCGCTCGGTGGATGCCAAGGGCAACGCCGCCGCGCCGCTGGAGCTCACGCTGAAGATGGCCGAACGGCCGGAAGCGATCTCCGCGTTCAAGACCACCGCCGGCAGGTTCGACGAGGGTGTGATGGTCAGCTGGAGCAGCGTCGACCCGTGGACCGTCGACGAAAGCCCCCTTCCCACATACAAGATCGTCCGCACCGACACGGTGACCGGTGAGACCGCCGTCGTGGACAAGTGCAAGCCGTTCACCCCGTGGCACGAGCCGCTGGCGGACCCGTCCACGTACTGGACCTGGGCGGACAGCAATGCCCCCTTGTCCGCTCGCACACAGGTCAACGGCACCTGCTGGGACGTCCAGGGCAAGTCGGAGACGACGTACGAGTACCGGGTCGTGACGACCGACCGGTACGGGCACGTCTCGCAGCCCGGCCCGGCCGCCACGGCCACCACCCCGGACACCGAACGGCCCGCCCCGGTGCAGAACCTGACCGCGGAACGCGTCCCGCTCGGAGTCCGGCTGGCCTGGACGCCGCCCGCCGATGCCGACGTCAGGGGCTACCACGTGTGGCAGGGCGTCACCGACCCGGACAGCGGCGAGACGGTGTGGAAGGAGAACTGCTGGTTCGGCAGTTCCCTGACCAGGACCGAGATGCTCTGCCCGACGGTCCCCGACGGCGCCACCCACGTCTACAGGGTGGCCGCCACGGACGACCGGCTCCTGCACGACGAAGATCCGCTCGACGTCCTCCACCCCGCCGAGGTCTCGGTCGCCCTGCCCGACACCCGGCCGCCGGGCTGGACGGGGACCGAGGTCCACGAGGGCCAGTACCCGGAGCTGTACGTCGGCTGCTCCGAGAGCTCCGGCCTCGGGGACTGCTCCCGGTTCGCGAGCTACCGCGTGGAGCGTTGGGACCCGGCCACGGCCGCGTACGTCACCCTGGCCGAGGGCGCGACGGGTGGCCCCGGGTTCTTCATGGACACCACGGTGTACGAGGACCTGCTCGGCCTGCACTACTACCGCGTCGTACGCCTGGACGCCTCGGGCGCCGAGGCCGTGACCCGATCGACGGCGTACGGCATCTGGGACTCCTGGCTCTGA
- a CDS encoding phosphotyrosine protein phosphatase, which translates to MYPVLAKVRYPSVLFVCVHNAGRSQMAAAFLTHLSRGRVEARSAGSVPAAAVNPAAVAAMAEAGIDMSAETPKVLTVEAVQASDAVITMGCGDTCPVFPGKTYLDWKLDDPAGQGIDAVRPIRDEIERRIRGLLAELGVETA; encoded by the coding sequence ATGTACCCGGTCCTGGCGAAGGTCCGCTATCCGTCCGTGCTGTTCGTCTGCGTCCACAACGCCGGCCGCTCCCAGATGGCGGCCGCCTTCCTCACCCACCTGTCGCGGGGCCGGGTCGAGGCCCGCTCCGCCGGGTCCGTTCCGGCCGCCGCCGTGAACCCGGCCGCGGTCGCCGCGATGGCGGAGGCCGGCATCGACATGTCGGCCGAGACGCCGAAGGTTCTGACCGTCGAGGCCGTGCAGGCGTCGGACGCGGTGATCACCATGGGCTGCGGCGACACCTGCCCCGTCTTCCCCGGCAAGACCTACCTCGACTGGAAGCTCGACGACCCCGCCGGACAGGGCATCGACGCGGTCCGCCCGATCCGGGACGAGATCGAGCGGCGCATCCGCGGCCTGCTCGCCGAACTCGGCGTGGAGACGGCATGA
- a CDS encoding carbonic anhydrase — protein sequence MDSAGQPHRRTLLAGGLVVAAGALTACSSASASLGPTAAPTTAAPTTTEVPPTTPGAAFRRLVDGNKRWVSGDLRHPDRDPNRRQLVAQKQEPFGVVLSCIDSRVPPELLFDTGLGDLYVMRTGGQVVGPVVVGSVEYGPMTSGTPLIVVLGHQRCGAVKAAYESIRDGEPLPGNLEAIAKALRPAYEQAVREGGADPVETMARAQVKLTAADLRSNQDLAPLVKKGALAVVGAYYSLDTGQVEVLTGRPPAPVG from the coding sequence ATGGACAGTGCAGGACAGCCGCATCGGAGGACATTGCTTGCCGGCGGTCTCGTGGTTGCCGCAGGCGCGCTGACGGCGTGCTCGTCGGCGAGCGCCTCCCTGGGGCCGACGGCCGCCCCCACCACGGCAGCCCCGACGACGACGGAAGTGCCGCCGACGACGCCGGGGGCGGCCTTCCGGAGGCTGGTGGACGGCAACAAGCGTTGGGTGAGCGGAGACCTCCGGCATCCCGACCGGGATCCGAACCGGCGCCAGCTCGTAGCCCAGAAGCAGGAGCCTTTCGGGGTGGTCCTCTCGTGCATCGACTCCCGTGTGCCGCCCGAACTCCTCTTCGATACCGGGCTGGGTGACCTCTACGTCATGCGCACGGGCGGGCAGGTTGTCGGCCCGGTGGTCGTTGGCTCCGTGGAGTACGGGCCCATGACGAGCGGCACCCCGCTGATCGTGGTGCTTGGGCATCAGCGTTGCGGTGCCGTCAAAGCGGCGTACGAGTCCATCCGTGACGGCGAACCGCTGCCCGGCAACCTGGAGGCGATCGCCAAGGCCCTGCGGCCCGCGTACGAGCAGGCAGTCAGGGAAGGCGGTGCCGACCCGGTCGAGACCATGGCCCGCGCCCAGGTCAAGCTGACCGCGGCCGACCTCCGCTCCAACCAGGACCTCGCCCCTCTCGTGAAGAAGGGTGCCCTTGCCGTGGTCGGCGCCTACTACTCGCTCGACACCGGACAGGTGGAAGTCCTGACGGGCAGGCCTCCTGCCCCGGTCGGATGA
- a CDS encoding SMI1/KNR4 family protein, which produces MTDDELIAAARTHARDEELPRPAVPEDVAAVERTVGHPMPRLLKRVYLEASNGGFGPWGAVSLTDTGDWFSDCEDLAMAYRDFTDPERGLPPGLVPLMDRGCAMWALIDFKTADGQMWDWDPHLCCTEHALAPLGQSLPEWLAGWLNGTMPDGSYPHRERASRDCPAG; this is translated from the coding sequence GTGACTGATGACGAGCTCATAGCGGCTGCCCGCACCCACGCGAGGGACGAGGAACTTCCCCGCCCGGCCGTGCCGGAGGATGTGGCCGCAGTCGAGCGGACCGTGGGGCACCCGATGCCCCGGCTGCTGAAGAGGGTCTACCTCGAAGCCTCCAACGGCGGCTTCGGTCCGTGGGGGGCCGTGTCCCTGACGGACACGGGTGACTGGTTCAGTGACTGCGAGGACCTCGCGATGGCCTACCGCGATTTCACCGATCCCGAGCGCGGTCTCCCGCCGGGGCTCGTGCCGTTGATGGACCGCGGCTGTGCCATGTGGGCGCTGATCGACTTCAAGACGGCGGACGGGCAGATGTGGGACTGGGATCCCCACCTCTGCTGCACGGAGCACGCCCTGGCGCCCCTTGGGCAGTCACTGCCCGAGTGGCTGGCCGGTTGGTTGAACGGCACCATGCCCGACGGGTCCTATCCGCATCGTGAGCGGGCCTCCCGGGACTGCCCCGCTGGATGA
- a CDS encoding cold-shock protein, with amino-acid sequence MVTATVREWNDEEGWGVLDCPETPGGCFGHYSDIQARGFHTLSPGQPVDLTWEAPGYKQDGYDYRAVNIVPRSV; translated from the coding sequence ATGGTGACTGCGACGGTCCGTGAGTGGAACGACGAGGAAGGGTGGGGCGTGCTCGACTGCCCCGAGACTCCCGGCGGCTGTTTCGGCCACTACTCCGACATCCAAGCGAGGGGCTTCCACACGCTGTCGCCGGGACAACCAGTGGACCTCACGTGGGAAGCCCCCGGCTACAAACAGGACGGGTACGACTACCGCGCGGTGAACATCGTGCCTCGGTCCGTCTGA
- a CDS encoding DUF4259 domain-containing protein, producing MGTWGAGNFDSDTAADHLAAMTDRLVTEVTEAMAGDPVELEPDEYWGVTVPCNLELLLMLDRQGWVGVTLPSPEVIRTWHRTFLAVWERTIDGLGPKPAYKEERRAVLNETFERLAEASAAAQ from the coding sequence GTGGGCACGTGGGGCGCGGGCAACTTCGACAGCGACACGGCGGCGGATCATCTCGCGGCAATGACCGACCGGCTGGTGACCGAAGTGACGGAGGCGATGGCCGGCGATCCGGTGGAGCTCGAACCGGACGAGTACTGGGGTGTGACCGTCCCCTGCAACCTGGAGCTGCTGCTCATGCTGGACCGGCAGGGATGGGTGGGCGTGACCCTGCCGTCGCCCGAGGTGATCCGGACCTGGCATCGGACGTTCCTGGCGGTGTGGGAGCGGACGATCGACGGCCTGGGGCCGAAACCCGCGTACAAGGAAGAACGCCGGGCGGTACTCAACGAGACGTTCGAGCGCCTGGCCGAGGCGTCGGCGGCAGCGCAGTAG
- a CDS encoding ATP-binding protein, with protein MIPTGLVVLVGPPASGKTAFLRELVAQGSLDPEAVVSSDEIRAEFHEGEAVDAASDTVDARVFDERDRRITARLAAGRIAVAESTNVTPQARTRLVAIAERFGAPVTVLRFPQDEADLLRQNEERERNDVSAADVSAYAAIMRRERTVPGCAWKALPSCATSRGGGKGHTCGSRPAIHVLPALSCPAAGSGHSHGAGDENRTHQETAGDAAGHQCSLSRAL; from the coding sequence GTGATCCCCACAGGGCTCGTCGTACTCGTCGGACCGCCGGCCTCGGGCAAGACCGCCTTCCTCCGTGAACTGGTCGCCCAGGGGAGTCTCGACCCGGAAGCCGTTGTCTCCAGTGACGAAATCCGTGCGGAGTTCCACGAGGGCGAGGCGGTGGACGCCGCCTCCGACACGGTTGATGCGCGAGTTTTCGACGAGCGTGACCGTCGGATCACCGCCAGACTCGCTGCGGGCCGCATCGCGGTCGCCGAATCGACGAACGTCACGCCCCAGGCACGCACACGCCTGGTGGCCATCGCTGAACGATTCGGTGCACCGGTCACCGTGCTGCGCTTCCCCCAGGACGAGGCGGACCTTCTCCGACAGAACGAGGAACGGGAGAGGAACGACGTCTCCGCTGCGGACGTCAGTGCTTACGCCGCCATCATGAGGCGGGAGCGAACCGTGCCCGGCTGCGCGTGGAAGGCGCTGCCCTCGTGTGCGACGTCCCGGGGCGGGGGCAAGGGGCACACCTGCGGAAGCCGCCCGGCGATTCACGTTCTGCCCGCGTTGAGCTGCCCTGCCGCTGGGTCGGGTCATTCTCATGGGGCGGGTGACGAGAATCGAACTCATCAGGAAACAGCCGGTGATGCGGCCGGTCATCAGTGCTCCTTGAGCAGAGCACTGTGA
- a CDS encoding alkyl/aryl-sulfatase, with protein sequence MTETTEPKRAEPGIVVGNAEVRKRFPFDDIQDFDDAGRGFIGTAEDTVVRDSDGAVVWELDAYGFLDEECPGTANPSLWRQSRLAAQHGLYEVVEGVYQVRGFDLSNMTLVEGDHGVLVIDTLLSAETAAAAMALYRRHRGDRPVTGVVYTHSHVDHFGGVRGIVTDEDVANGVPVFAPEGLLEHAVSENVYAGTAMNRRAAYMYGAALPKGEHGQIGAGLGQTLSTGAVGLIAPTVDITTTGQTETVDGIRLVFQLTPGTEAPSELNVHLPDHNALCVAENATHNLHNLLTLRGAQVRNPHVWARYLTETIALFGDSADVAFASHHWPVWGRERVLTFLSEQRDLYAYLHDQTLRMLNQGMTPLEIAEEMTVPPALERAWNTHGYYGSVSHNVKAVYQHYLGWFDGNPAHLWEHPPTEAAKRYVDFMGGADAVLRRARESFAGGDFRWVAQVVNHVLFADPGNPDARTLQADALEQLGYGSENGTWRNFYLTGALELRVGSVGTPTSTLAPDLLAALTLDQLFDSLAIRVDGPRCWDADLTIRFNRRDADPVTVRLRNGVLVHTTGTTPAAAAPGLDISLEEADLRALLLGTEQLGALVDRGRAEITGDMAELTELLGYLGTPDPNFAIVTP encoded by the coding sequence ATGACAGAGACCACCGAACCCAAGCGGGCCGAACCGGGCATCGTCGTCGGCAACGCCGAGGTGCGCAAACGTTTCCCCTTCGACGACATCCAGGACTTCGACGACGCCGGGCGGGGTTTCATCGGCACGGCCGAGGACACGGTGGTGCGCGACAGCGACGGCGCAGTCGTGTGGGAGCTCGACGCGTACGGATTCCTCGACGAGGAGTGCCCCGGGACCGCCAACCCCAGTCTGTGGCGGCAGAGCCGGCTGGCCGCCCAGCACGGTCTGTACGAGGTGGTCGAGGGCGTCTACCAGGTGCGCGGCTTCGACCTGTCGAACATGACCCTGGTGGAGGGCGACCACGGGGTGCTGGTGATCGACACCCTGCTGTCCGCCGAAACCGCCGCGGCCGCGATGGCCCTGTACCGGCGCCATCGCGGCGACCGTCCCGTGACCGGCGTCGTCTACACCCACAGCCACGTCGACCACTTCGGCGGTGTCCGGGGGATCGTGACCGACGAGGACGTCGCGAACGGTGTGCCCGTCTTCGCCCCCGAGGGCCTGCTGGAACACGCGGTGAGCGAGAACGTGTACGCCGGGACGGCGATGAACCGTCGTGCCGCCTACATGTACGGGGCGGCGCTGCCCAAGGGGGAGCACGGGCAGATCGGCGCCGGCCTCGGCCAGACCCTCTCGACCGGGGCCGTCGGGCTGATCGCGCCCACGGTGGACATCACCACCACCGGGCAGACGGAGACCGTCGACGGCATCAGGCTGGTCTTCCAGCTCACCCCGGGCACCGAGGCGCCGTCCGAGCTCAATGTCCACCTACCGGACCACAACGCGCTGTGCGTGGCGGAGAACGCCACCCACAACCTCCACAACCTGCTCACCCTGCGCGGCGCCCAGGTCCGCAACCCGCATGTGTGGGCCCGCTACCTGACCGAGACCATCGCGCTCTTCGGGGACTCGGCCGACGTGGCGTTCGCCTCGCACCACTGGCCGGTCTGGGGCCGCGAACGCGTCCTGACGTTCCTGTCGGAGCAGCGGGACCTCTACGCCTACCTGCACGACCAGACGCTGCGGATGCTCAACCAGGGCATGACCCCGCTGGAGATCGCCGAGGAGATGACGGTGCCGCCGGCGCTGGAGCGCGCCTGGAACACCCACGGCTACTACGGCTCGGTCAGCCACAACGTCAAGGCCGTCTACCAGCACTATCTGGGCTGGTTCGACGGCAACCCCGCCCATCTGTGGGAGCACCCGCCGACCGAGGCCGCGAAGCGGTACGTCGACTTCATGGGCGGTGCCGACGCCGTCCTGCGACGCGCCCGCGAGTCCTTCGCCGGCGGCGACTTCCGCTGGGTCGCCCAGGTCGTCAACCACGTCCTGTTCGCCGACCCCGGCAACCCGGACGCCCGCACCCTGCAGGCCGACGCCCTCGAACAGCTCGGCTACGGCAGCGAGAACGGCACCTGGCGCAACTTCTACCTCACCGGTGCCCTCGAACTACGCGTGGGATCCGTCGGCACCCCCACCTCCACCTTGGCCCCGGATCTGCTGGCGGCCCTGACCCTGGACCAGCTCTTCGACTCCCTCGCGATCCGGGTCGACGGCCCCCGCTGCTGGGACGCCGACCTCACCATCCGTTTCAACCGCCGCGACGCGGACCCGGTCACCGTGCGCCTGCGCAACGGCGTCCTCGTGCACACCACCGGAACAACACCCGCGGCAGCCGCCCCCGGCCTGGACATCAGCCTCGAAGAGGCCGACCTGAGGGCCCTCCTCCTCGGCACCGAACAACTCGGTGCACTCGTCGACCGGGGTCGCGCGGAGATCACCGGCGACATGGCCGAACTGACCGAACTCCTCGGCTATCTCGGTACCCCGGACCCCAACTTCGCCATCGTCACCCCCTGA
- a CDS encoding DUF234 domain-containing protein, translated as MLLAASQDGEGHLPAGTHAIGGYWTRTNNPEIDIIGADRAPIAKKITLVGSVKWLEKKPFDNRDLARLITHRSQLPGADDTTPLLAVTRSGCTADGVPTLTPEDLHGAWS; from the coding sequence GTGCTCCTCGCGGCGAGCCAGGACGGCGAAGGACATCTGCCCGCGGGCACCCACGCGATCGGCGGCTACTGGACCCGCACCAACAACCCGGAGATCGACATCATCGGCGCCGACCGCGCGCCGATCGCCAAGAAGATCACCCTCGTGGGTTCGGTCAAGTGGCTGGAGAAGAAGCCGTTCGACAACCGCGACCTCGCCCGCCTCATCACCCACCGCTCCCAGCTTCCAGGCGCCGACGACACCACCCCCTTGCTCGCCGTCACCCGCAGCGGCTGCACCGCCGACGGCGTCCCCACCCTCACGCCCGAGGACCTCCATGGCGCCTGGTCCTGA
- a CDS encoding ArsI/CadI family heavy metal resistance metalloenzyme, translating into MSRAQLALNVADLEASVAFYSKLFGVEPAKRRPGYANFAITAPPLKLVLIEGEPGQETRLDHLGVEVDTTDEVTAATTRLKDAGLATFEENDTSCCYALQDKVWVHGPGKEPWEVYVVKADADRLGKSPVLDGGACCSGQSGSAGPEASAPATDACACGS; encoded by the coding sequence ATGTCCCGCGCCCAGCTCGCACTCAACGTCGCCGACCTCGAGGCGTCGGTGGCCTTCTACTCCAAGCTCTTCGGCGTCGAACCTGCCAAGCGGCGGCCCGGCTACGCCAACTTCGCGATCACCGCCCCGCCGCTCAAGCTCGTCCTCATCGAGGGCGAGCCCGGCCAGGAGACCCGTCTGGACCACCTCGGCGTCGAGGTCGACACCACGGACGAGGTCACCGCCGCCACCACCCGCCTCAAGGACGCCGGGCTCGCCACCTTCGAGGAGAACGACACCTCCTGCTGCTACGCCCTCCAGGACAAGGTGTGGGTCCATGGCCCCGGCAAGGAGCCGTGGGAGGTCTACGTCGTCAAGGCCGACGCCGACCGGCTGGGCAAGAGCCCCGTCCTGGACGGCGGAGCCTGCTGCTCCGGGCAGAGCGGGAGCGCCGGGCCCGAGGCATCCGCGCCGGCCACTGACGCCTGCGCCTGCGGCAGCTGA
- a CDS encoding metallophosphoesterase has product MTDSESIRSESDLRSPGRESESVEAVARPEGASTSPRRSLRRRLGGAVVLLVLVMLFFLPWWTLFASGVDWPFPAFLAGTVVFACWLVSFPFLMAAGHGHRRADRAARVADSTLGVIWVLFTWSALGGLVHLVLIGLDVGGADRARIIAVAVAVVSAGLLAWGHHEAMRVPGVKRLDVHVPRLGGGLDGTRVVVLADTHFGPIDRADWSARVTEAVNALDADIVIHAGDIADGTPAQRREQSAPLGTIRSRLAKVYVTGNHEYFGEAQGWLDRMAELGWEPLHNRNVVVERGGDLLVLAGVDDVTAESSGLAGHRANLLGALAGADPDRPVLLVAHQPKYVREAAAAGIDLQVSGHTHGGQIWPFNFLVRLDQPVVHGLSRHGERTQLYTSRGAGFWGPPFRVFAPSEITLLTLRSVGGPSAADRSGDTTADGTDFTASTGDDDS; this is encoded by the coding sequence GTGACAGACAGCGAATCCATCCGGTCGGAGTCGGACCTCCGGTCCCCCGGCAGGGAGTCGGAGAGCGTCGAGGCCGTCGCCCGGCCCGAGGGCGCGAGCACGAGCCCTCGCCGGTCCCTGCGTCGGCGCCTGGGCGGGGCCGTAGTCCTCCTCGTGCTCGTGATGCTGTTCTTCCTGCCCTGGTGGACGCTGTTCGCCTCCGGCGTCGACTGGCCGTTCCCGGCCTTCCTGGCCGGCACGGTCGTCTTCGCCTGCTGGCTGGTCTCGTTCCCCTTCCTGATGGCCGCGGGCCACGGGCACCGGCGGGCCGACCGGGCGGCCCGTGTCGCGGACAGCACCCTCGGGGTGATCTGGGTGCTGTTCACCTGGTCGGCGCTGGGCGGCCTGGTGCACCTCGTCCTGATCGGGCTCGACGTCGGCGGCGCCGACCGGGCCAGGATCATCGCTGTGGCCGTCGCCGTGGTCTCGGCCGGCCTGCTGGCCTGGGGGCACCACGAGGCCATGCGCGTGCCGGGGGTGAAGCGGCTGGACGTCCACGTCCCGCGGCTCGGCGGCGGTCTGGACGGGACCCGTGTCGTCGTGCTGGCCGACACCCACTTCGGGCCGATCGACCGGGCCGACTGGTCGGCCCGGGTCACCGAGGCGGTCAACGCGCTCGACGCGGACATCGTGATCCACGCCGGCGACATCGCCGACGGCACACCCGCCCAGCGCCGGGAGCAGTCCGCGCCGCTCGGGACGATCCGTTCACGGCTGGCGAAGGTCTACGTCACGGGGAACCACGAGTACTTCGGGGAAGCCCAGGGCTGGCTGGACCGCATGGCGGAACTGGGCTGGGAGCCGCTGCACAACCGCAATGTCGTGGTGGAGCGCGGTGGGGACCTCCTCGTCCTCGCGGGCGTGGACGACGTGACCGCGGAGTCCTCCGGACTGGCCGGGCACCGCGCGAACCTGCTCGGCGCGCTGGCGGGAGCGGATCCGGACCGACCGGTCCTGCTCGTCGCCCACCAGCCCAAGTACGTCCGAGAGGCCGCTGCGGCAGGCATCGACCTGCAGGTTTCCGGGCACACCCACGGCGGCCAGATATGGCCCTTCAACTTCCTCGTCCGGCTCGACCAGCCGGTGGTGCACGGCCTGAGCCGACACGGCGAGCGGACGCAGCTCTACACCAGCCGGGGCGCCGGCTTCTGGGGGCCGCCCTTCCGGGTCTTCGCGCCGAGCGAGATCACGCTGCTCACCCTGCGCTCGGTCGGCGGGCCCTCCGCCGCGGACCGCTCCGGAGACACGACCGCGGACGGCACGGACTTCACGGCGAGCACGGGCGACGACGACAGCTGA